The following are from one region of the Oncorhynchus masou masou isolate Uvic2021 chromosome 24, UVic_Omas_1.1, whole genome shotgun sequence genome:
- the LOC135511751 gene encoding ubiquitin carboxyl-terminal hydrolase 46-like translates to MCVRVHQCALIHLEHDCRLTDPPSVALTAPGPVSPPTDLFDNDMQQDAHEFLNDLLNTVADILLEEKKLNMQEKQNGRLKNNGTAITTETELEKKTMESTWVHDIFQGTLTNETRCLNCETVSSKDEDFLDLSVDVEQNTSITHCLRDFSNTETLCSEYKYYCETCCSKQEAQKRMRVKKLPVILALHLKRFKYMEQLHRYTKLSYRVVFPLELHLFNTSGDSVNLDRMYDLVAVVVHCGSGPNRGHYITIVKSHGFWLLFDDDIVEKIDAQAIEEFYGLTSDISKNSESGYILFYQSRE, encoded by the exons ATGTGTGTCCGTGTGCATCAATGTGCCCTGATTCACCTTGAACACGACTGTCGACTGACTGACCCTCCAAGTGTTGCCCTAACAGCCCCTGGTCCTGTGTCTCCCCCTACAGACCTGTTTGATAACGACATGCAGCAGGACGCCCATGAGTTCCTCAACGACCTGCTGAACACAGTGGCAGACATCCTGCTGGAGGAGAAGAAGCTGAACATG CAGGAGAAGCAGAACGGACGCCTCAAGAACAACGGAACGGCCATCACCACGGAGACCGAGCTCGAGAAGAAGACCATGGAGTCCACCTGGGTGCATGACATCTTCCAGGGCACGTTGACCAATGAGACGCGCTGCCTCAACTGTGAGACG GTCAGCAGCAAAGATGAGGACTTTCTGGATCTTTCTGTGGACGTAGAGCAGAATACATCAATAACACACTGTCTCAG GGACTTCAGTAACACAGAGACCCTGTGCAGTGAATACAAATACTACTGTGAGACATGCTGCAGCAAGCAGGAGGCCCAGAAAAG GATGCGTGTGAAGAAGCTGCCTGTGATCCTGGCCCTGCACCTGAAGCGATTTAAGTACATGGAGCAGCTGCACCGATACACCAAACTGTCCTATCGTGTTGTCTTCCCTCTGGAGCTCCACCTCTTCAACACCTCTGGAGACTCTGTCAACCTCGACCGCATGTACGACCTGGTCGCTGTGGTCGTCCACTGTGgcag TGGACCCAAcagaggacactacatcaccataGTGAAGAGTCATGGCTTCTGGCTGCTGTTTGATGATGACATCgtggag AAAATCGATGCCCAGGCCATCGAAGAGTTCTATGGGTTGACGTCAGACATCTCCAAGAACTCAGAGTCTGGATACATCCTCTTCTATCAGTCCAGGGAGTAA